One Pyxicephalus adspersus chromosome 3, UCB_Pads_2.0, whole genome shotgun sequence genomic window carries:
- the FOXJ1 gene encoding forkhead box protein J1 produces MFDLPTEIPTDMADNWLNYQSEGEMSHDNLSGSVNLDDSLTSLQWLQEFSIINANVGKTNSSSGDSHGYRQLPGSGAPCSPLAADPACLGMPHTPSKPTSSSTSRAALPPMEEIDYKTNPHVKPPYSYATLICMAMQASKKTKITLSAIYKWITDNFCYFRHADPTWQNSIRHNLSLNKCFIKVPREKDEPGKGGFWKIDPQYADRLMNGAIKKRRLPPVQIHPAFAGAQSTPCSDSNMGSVWPLSVNSESNQLLKEFEEATGEQSWNSTGEHVWNVIDGKGHKRKQPLPKRMYKTPRLSSSPLLSHDEQSDLGSLKGDFDWEVIFDANISEANFASFEELEGTPPLSPVTKSVDLTVHGKHIDCPQQWYPMRQEQAAVQNSLDFDETFLATSFLENPWDENRNDFLSNSANLDQLFDLNEDFPPGLNDWASMGSYL; encoded by the exons ATGTTTGATCTGCCAACTGAAATCCCCACAGACATGGCAGACAACTGGCTGAACTATCAGTCAGAGGGGGAAATGAGCCACGACAACCTTTCTGGGTCGGTCAACTTAGATGACAGTTTGACCAGTCTTCAGTGGTTGCAAGAATTCTCTATAATCAATGCCAACGTGGGGAAGACAAACTCATCATCCGGAGATTCCCATGGGTATCGTCAGTTGCCAGGCTCAGGTGCTCCGTGCTCCCCCTTAGCTGCTGATCCAGCATGCTTAGGAATGCCACACACCCCAAGCAAACCCACATCCTCATCTACCTCAAGGGCAGCCCTTCCGCCCATGGAGGAGATTGACTATAAGACCAACCCACACGTGAAGCCACCTTACTCCTATGCCACCCTCATATGCATGGCAATGCAAGCAAGCAAGAAGACCAAGATCACACTTTCTGCAATCTACAAGTGGATCACAGATAATTTCTGCTACTTCAGGCATGCCGATCCTACCTGGCAG AATTCCATAAGGCACAACCTTTCCCTAAATAAGTGCTTCATTAAAGTTCCTCGAGAGAAAGATGAGCCAGGAAAAGGTGGATTCTGGAAGATCGACCCACAATACGCTGACCGTCTTATGAATGGAGCCATCAAGAAGCGACGGCTGCCACCCGTTCAGATCCACCCAGCTTTTGCGGGTGCTCAGTCTACTCCTTGCTCAGACAGCAATATGGGCTCTGTTTGGCCATTAAGTGTCAACTCTGAGTCTAATCAACTGTTGAAGGAGTTTGAGGAGGCCACAGGCGAACAAAGCTGGAATTCTACTGGTGAACATGTCTGGAATGTGATAGACGGCAAAGGTCACAAACGCAAACAGCCATTACCGAAAAGGATGTACAAGACTCCCCGTCTATCCAGCTCCCCACTTTTGTCCCATGATGAACAGTCTGACCTGGGATCACTTAAAGGTGATTTTGACTGGGAAGTCATCTTTGATGCTAACATCAGTGAAGCCAACTTTGCTTCCTTTGAGGAACTAGAGGGAACCCCTCCATTAAGTCCAGTCACCAAATCTGTTGATCTTACAGTCCACGGAAAGCACATTGATTGTCCTCAACAATGGTACCCCATGAGGCAAGAGCAAGCAGCAGTCCAAAACAGTTTGGATTTTGATGAGACATTCTTGGCCACCTCATTCCTTGAAAACCCTTGGGATGAAAATCGAAACGATTTCCTATCTAATTCTGCCAACCTGGATCAACTCTTTGACCTCAATGAGGATTTCCCTCCAGGACTCAATGACTGGGCCTCCATGGGCTCCTATTTATAA